A DNA window from Christiangramia salexigens contains the following coding sequences:
- a CDS encoding beta-ketoacyl synthase N-terminal-like domain-containing protein encodes MKNPVSITSIGTISPLGSTEEEIWKNYKTDSHLFSKNKFQDEDFFVGELPISVKDKITALKQENSKYRNLDNSVLNAIMASRMMLPENVTSFKNAGINIGSSRGATGLFEKYHSEYVNTGKSSTYSSPSTTLGNISSWVAQDLQSEGPEFSHSVTCSTGMHAILNGIAWMGSGMAESFLVGGSEAPLTGFTLAQMKAMKIYAAEERDYPCRSLDMDKRKNSMILSEAAGLIALEKQASKGHLVSIRGIGYANEKLKHGASLSRNGECLQKSMKMAMGDIDPGDIDIVVMHAPGTIGGDLAEVNAVKNLFGSKLPAMTSNKWKTGHSFAASGILSLEMAVLMLRNEMFLPVPFSEFQQQPKKIENILVNSVGFGGNSVSILIGK; translated from the coding sequence TTGAAAAATCCGGTATCCATTACTTCAATCGGGACTATCTCTCCTCTTGGATCCACCGAGGAAGAGATATGGAAAAACTATAAGACCGACTCGCACCTTTTTTCTAAGAATAAATTTCAGGATGAGGACTTCTTTGTTGGAGAATTACCAATATCGGTCAAAGACAAGATAACAGCTTTGAAGCAGGAGAATTCTAAATACAGGAATCTCGATAATTCAGTGCTTAATGCTATTATGGCTTCACGCATGATGTTACCTGAAAATGTAACTTCCTTTAAAAATGCTGGTATTAATATTGGAAGTAGCCGAGGTGCAACCGGACTTTTTGAAAAATATCACTCTGAATATGTGAATACAGGAAAGTCTTCTACTTATTCGTCTCCATCTACAACTTTAGGGAATATATCCTCCTGGGTTGCTCAGGATCTTCAGTCTGAGGGACCGGAATTTTCTCATAGCGTTACCTGTTCAACCGGAATGCATGCTATACTTAATGGAATCGCATGGATGGGCAGCGGGATGGCCGAAAGTTTCCTTGTAGGGGGGAGCGAAGCGCCGCTTACAGGATTCACGCTGGCTCAAATGAAGGCGATGAAGATCTATGCTGCCGAGGAAAGAGATTATCCTTGCAGGTCTCTGGATATGGATAAACGAAAAAATTCCATGATCCTTAGTGAGGCCGCGGGTTTGATCGCTTTGGAAAAACAGGCCTCTAAAGGCCATCTGGTATCAATCAGAGGAATTGGTTATGCAAATGAAAAGCTTAAACATGGAGCTTCCCTCTCCAGAAATGGAGAATGCCTTCAGAAGTCGATGAAAATGGCGATGGGTGATATTGATCCTGGGGATATCGATATCGTGGTTATGCATGCCCCAGGAACTATTGGTGGTGATCTGGCTGAAGTTAATGCTGTAAAGAACTTATTTGGATCCAAATTACCGGCTATGACCAGCAATAAATGGAAAACGGGGCATAGTTTTGCAGCTTCAGGAATCTTGAGTTTAGAAATGGCTGTTCTAATGCTTCGAAATGAGATGTTTCTACCTGTACCATTTTCAGAATTTCAACAACAACCCAAAAAGATCGAAAATATTCTAGTGAACTCCGTTGGTTTTGGAGGTAATTCAGTCTCGATTCTTATTGGGAAATAA
- a CDS encoding SET domain-containing protein, which translates to MMHPDTELRWINDKIGYGVVATKLIPKGTITWVQDELDTVYPPDYPLKLKTLTKDLLEKYSFRNRNGEHILCWDFAKYVNHSFNSSCLSTAYNFEMAIKDIQPGEELTDDYGYLNLTESFVPEDEGSDRKAVHPDDVLNLYKIWDKDLSSLFPKINKIHQPLFDLLSEGIKDEIELIASGKKKMRSTRHLYFRPEKSGI; encoded by the coding sequence ATGATGCATCCAGATACGGAGTTAAGGTGGATAAATGATAAGATAGGTTATGGGGTGGTCGCTACTAAACTCATACCTAAAGGTACTATTACCTGGGTACAGGATGAACTGGATACGGTCTATCCTCCAGATTATCCTTTAAAACTCAAAACTCTCACAAAAGATCTGCTAGAAAAATATAGTTTTCGTAATCGGAACGGAGAGCATATTCTATGCTGGGATTTTGCAAAATATGTTAACCATAGTTTTAATTCAAGTTGCCTTTCTACTGCCTATAATTTCGAAATGGCAATTAAGGACATTCAGCCGGGAGAGGAATTAACTGATGATTATGGTTACCTGAACCTTACCGAATCTTTTGTTCCCGAAGATGAAGGCTCGGATCGCAAAGCCGTGCATCCAGACGATGTTCTAAATCTGTACAAAATTTGGGATAAGGATCTCAGCTCATTATTCCCCAAGATCAATAAGATCCATCAGCCATTATTTGATCTTTTATCTGAAGGGATTAAAGATGAGATCGAACTTATCGCTTCCGGAAAGAAAAAGATGAGGTCTACGCGCCATCTGTATTTTAGGCCGGAAAAGTCCGGAATTTAA
- the bioA gene encoding adenosylmethionine--8-amino-7-oxononanoate transaminase, giving the protein MRDLRDRDKKHLWHPLTQHKISPDMLPIVSAKGCILKDDRGNEYIDAISSWYTSVYGHCNELITERVAAQMKNLDQVVFSGFTHQPAIELSEALIEVLPAGQEKLFFNDNGSTATEIGIKMALQYHHNLGNDRKKMLAFEEGFHGDTFGAMSVSGLSVYNGAFEDHFIEVERIPVPTGKNNHEVIEQLKMLLSQNNIAGFIYEPLVQGAAAMKFHDAEGLNEILKICRKNEVILVADEVMTGFGKTGKYFASDYIEEKPDVVCMSKALTAGLLPMGLTSCSAKIYDAFYSDEIAKGLFHGHTYTANPLACAAALAGLNILRSSEIQDSIREISEKNTAFAERLSKNKKVKNARSIGVIMAFELDVETDRYGSLRNELFKYFMDNGVFLRPLGNTIYIVPPYVISKDEIERVYSVIESSLSEF; this is encoded by the coding sequence ATGCGAGATTTAAGAGATAGGGATAAGAAGCATTTATGGCATCCATTAACGCAACATAAGATCTCTCCAGACATGTTGCCTATTGTGAGTGCAAAGGGCTGCATTTTAAAGGATGATCGGGGGAATGAATATATAGATGCGATATCTTCCTGGTATACTTCAGTATATGGACATTGCAATGAATTGATAACGGAAAGGGTAGCCGCGCAGATGAAAAACCTGGACCAGGTAGTCTTTAGCGGTTTCACCCATCAACCTGCCATCGAGCTTTCTGAAGCCTTGATCGAGGTCTTACCGGCGGGTCAGGAAAAATTGTTCTTTAACGATAATGGATCCACGGCTACTGAGATCGGAATCAAAATGGCGCTGCAATACCATCATAATCTTGGTAACGACCGCAAAAAGATGCTGGCATTTGAAGAAGGTTTCCATGGAGATACATTTGGGGCTATGTCCGTTTCCGGACTTTCAGTTTATAATGGAGCTTTTGAAGATCACTTTATTGAAGTTGAAAGAATTCCGGTTCCAACCGGAAAGAATAATCATGAGGTAATTGAACAATTGAAAATGCTTTTATCTCAAAATAATATTGCAGGCTTCATTTATGAACCCTTGGTGCAGGGCGCGGCAGCTATGAAATTTCATGATGCTGAAGGATTGAATGAAATTCTGAAGATATGCCGTAAGAATGAAGTTATTCTTGTGGCAGATGAAGTAATGACTGGATTCGGGAAAACCGGTAAATATTTCGCTTCAGATTATATCGAGGAAAAGCCGGATGTGGTCTGTATGTCAAAAGCACTTACGGCGGGATTACTGCCAATGGGTCTTACGTCTTGTTCAGCAAAGATCTACGATGCCTTTTATTCAGACGAAATTGCGAAAGGATTGTTTCATGGCCATACCTATACAGCAAACCCTTTAGCCTGTGCTGCTGCTCTTGCAGGTCTAAATATTCTAAGATCTTCAGAAATTCAGGATAGCATCAGAGAGATTTCAGAAAAAAATACGGCTTTTGCCGAACGACTTTCTAAGAATAAAAAAGTTAAGAATGCCAGATCCATAGGCGTGATCATGGCTTTTGAACTGGATGTTGAAACCGATAGGTATGGTAGTCTAAGGAATGAATTGTTCAAATATTTCATGGATAATGGCGTATTTCTAAGACCGCTTGGTAATACGATATATATAGTTCCCCCGTATGTGATCTCAAAAGATGAAATTGAAAGAGTATATTCGGTTATAGAGTCTTCATTGTCAGAATTTTAA
- the bioD gene encoding dethiobiotin synthase: MSNSLFITGIGTEVGKTVASAIVVEALEADYWKPVQAGELDNSDTHKVQKLVSNKDSVFHENAYALKTPMSPHAAAEIDGVKIDINEIKRPQTDRDLVIEGAGGLLVPLNDKQTIADLITNDDAVVLVSRHYLGSINHTLLSIEALKNRGIERIGVIFSGDEHPTTESAIKKLGKVNIIGRIEEEPYFDEMVIKEYADKFRERLCEI, translated from the coding sequence ATGTCGAATAGTTTATTTATAACCGGGATTGGAACCGAAGTTGGTAAGACCGTAGCTTCAGCCATTGTCGTTGAAGCCTTGGAAGCAGATTACTGGAAACCGGTACAGGCTGGTGAACTTGATAATTCAGATACCCATAAAGTACAAAAATTGGTGAGTAATAAGGATTCGGTTTTTCATGAAAATGCTTACGCTTTAAAAACACCAATGAGTCCACATGCGGCCGCTGAAATAGATGGGGTGAAGATCGATATAAATGAGATCAAACGCCCGCAAACGGATAGAGATCTTGTAATTGAGGGTGCCGGCGGGCTTCTTGTGCCATTGAATGATAAGCAAACCATCGCCGATCTTATCACAAACGATGATGCAGTTGTTCTTGTTTCCAGACATTATCTGGGGAGCATAAATCATACACTACTTAGTATAGAGGCACTAAAAAACAGAGGGATCGAGAGAATTGGCGTGATCTTTAGCGGAGATGAACATCCAACTACAGAGTCTGCGATCAAAAAGCTGGGAAAGGTTAACATAATAGGAAGAATTGAGGAAGAGCCATATTTTGATGAAATGGTAATTAAAGAATATGCCGATAAATTCAGAGAGAGATTATGCGAGATTTAA
- a CDS encoding aminotransferase class I/II-fold pyridoxal phosphate-dependent enzyme, with product MLEIPLKLQKRLDKRNRENSLRSLPENAFNPAIDFFSNDYLGFSKSVEIESEMRKIMEQFKPEHGSTGSRLISGNHSLFKQAEEELEKFHNSDAALIFNSGYDANIGFFSCVPQRNDVVFYDELAHASIRDGLKMSLSRNYNFRHNDLEDLKLKIERLNIDPEISDVYVVTESVFSMDGDSPDLGELIEMAEKLNFRLIIDEAHATGSFANNGEGLLQELSLEKKVFARIHTFGKALGSHGAVVLGATSLKNYLINFSRSFIYTTALPPNAIATIMAGYRLLSKDNSSIMALKDNIDYFKNQLKVNSLESIFIESDSPIQACLIPGNDTVKQIAFKLQVKGYIVKPILSPTVPVGQERLRFCIHSYNSREQISEVLKVLGNFVTNKK from the coding sequence ATGCTCGAAATTCCATTAAAGTTACAGAAAAGACTTGATAAAAGGAATAGGGAAAATTCATTGAGGTCCTTACCTGAAAATGCTTTTAACCCTGCTATAGATTTCTTTTCCAACGATTATCTGGGGTTTTCTAAATCTGTTGAAATTGAATCGGAGATGCGGAAGATAATGGAGCAATTCAAGCCGGAGCACGGCTCTACCGGTTCGAGACTAATTTCCGGGAACCATAGTTTATTTAAGCAAGCCGAAGAAGAATTAGAAAAATTTCATAATTCTGATGCTGCTTTGATCTTTAACTCTGGATACGATGCCAATATTGGTTTTTTCTCCTGTGTGCCGCAACGAAATGATGTTGTCTTTTATGATGAATTGGCTCACGCATCGATACGCGACGGACTAAAGATGAGTTTGTCCAGAAATTATAATTTCAGGCATAATGATCTTGAAGATCTTAAATTAAAAATAGAGAGACTCAATATAGATCCTGAAATATCTGATGTTTATGTGGTCACTGAGTCGGTTTTTTCAATGGATGGAGATTCACCAGATCTGGGTGAGTTGATTGAGATGGCAGAGAAGCTTAATTTTCGGCTTATCATAGATGAAGCTCATGCCACCGGCTCTTTTGCTAATAATGGTGAAGGCTTGCTTCAGGAATTATCCCTCGAAAAAAAGGTTTTTGCGCGCATTCATACCTTCGGTAAGGCACTTGGGTCACACGGAGCTGTTGTTCTTGGCGCCACTTCATTAAAAAACTACCTCATAAATTTTTCTAGGAGCTTTATTTATACCACGGCACTGCCTCCAAACGCCATAGCGACAATTATGGCTGGGTATAGACTGCTGAGTAAGGATAATTCATCGATTATGGCCTTAAAAGATAATATCGATTATTTCAAAAATCAGCTTAAAGTGAATTCTCTGGAGAGTATTTTTATTGAAAGTGATTCGCCTATTCAGGCTTGTCTTATCCCTGGTAATGATACTGTTAAACAGATCGCATTCAAATTGCAGGTAAAAGGATATATCGTCAAGCCCATTTTGTCTCCTACAGTTCCTGTTGGACAGGAAAGATTAAGATTTTGTATTCATAGTTATAATTCAAGGGAACAAATTTCGGAGGTCTTAAAAGTCTTGGGTAATTTTGTCACAAATAAAAAATAA
- a CDS encoding MgtC/SapB family protein, with protein sequence MDFMEFALKAGISVLAGLCIGLEREFRGKQAGLKTNALVALGATIYLLMSLQFEGEDYADMTRVLSQVIIGIGFIGAGTIMKKGNDVEGLTTAATIWCSAAVGCLSGFGLFKELALITIMVIALNYIFSLVEKKMIEKKKEKKKKKKD encoded by the coding sequence ATGGATTTCATGGAATTCGCTTTAAAAGCAGGTATCTCTGTCCTGGCCGGACTATGTATAGGACTTGAACGGGAGTTTAGGGGTAAACAGGCTGGTTTAAAAACAAATGCCTTGGTGGCGCTTGGAGCAACTATTTATTTACTTATGTCGCTTCAATTCGAGGGTGAGGATTATGCCGATATGACAAGGGTATTGAGCCAGGTGATCATTGGAATTGGATTTATTGGAGCGGGCACTATCATGAAAAAAGGTAACGATGTGGAAGGCCTCACAACGGCAGCAACAATTTGGTGCAGTGCAGCGGTAGGCTGTCTTTCAGGATTTGGGCTTTTTAAAGAGCTTGCTCTAATCACCATTATGGTAATAGCACTGAATTACATCTTTAGTCTGGTAGAAAAGAAAATGATAGAGAAGAAAAAGGAGAAGAAAAAAAAGAAGAAAGATTAA
- the mnhG gene encoding monovalent cation/H(+) antiporter subunit G — MIDIIIGVLATLGALFVLLAAIGLVRMPDTYLRISVTTKAATLGVGLLLIATTVYFSNSGVTSQAFVIILFIFLTAPVSAHLIGRASYFIGVKLWDESVMDDLQGKYQKNSHILKSVVDDTPEDNVDHTKKEEPSAEEDPEN, encoded by the coding sequence ATGATAGATATTATAATTGGTGTTCTGGCTACTCTAGGTGCATTGTTCGTATTGCTAGCTGCAATAGGACTTGTTCGTATGCCCGATACCTATCTTAGGATCTCAGTGACTACCAAGGCGGCTACTTTAGGTGTGGGATTGCTACTGATTGCGACCACGGTTTATTTTAGTAATTCCGGAGTAACTTCTCAGGCCTTTGTGATCATTCTCTTCATTTTTCTTACTGCCCCCGTGAGTGCACATCTTATTGGGAGAGCTTCTTATTTTATTGGAGTAAAATTATGGGACGAGTCTGTGATGGACGATCTGCAGGGTAAATATCAAAAGAATAGTCATATCCTTAAAAGCGTTGTAGACGATACTCCTGAAGATAACGTAGACCACACCAAAAAAGAAGAGCCTTCAGCAGAAGAAGATCCTGAGAATTAA
- a CDS encoding cation:proton antiporter, with protein sequence MTLFEYLHFIILPVLVISAVLIFWRFIKGPSIADKIISLDLIITTGIGIIGVYSIIYNHSTLMDTALILALIAFLSTVALSYYLEKRKKK encoded by the coding sequence ATGACCTTATTTGAATATTTACATTTTATAATATTACCCGTACTGGTGATCTCTGCAGTGCTGATCTTTTGGCGATTTATAAAAGGTCCTAGTATTGCCGATAAGATCATCTCACTGGATCTTATTATAACAACCGGAATTGGTATTATAGGTGTTTATAGTATTATCTACAACCACTCTACCTTAATGGATACAGCGCTGATTTTAGCTCTAATTGCCTTTTTGAGTACCGTGGCGCTTTCGTATTACCTTGAAAAAAGAAAGAAAAAATGA
- a CDS encoding Na+/H+ antiporter subunit E translates to MKNKFLSNILLTFVWVALTGDFSFENYLFGFFLNFNILWLISIGRKRSTYFTIVPKVILLVINFLYELVKANLEVAYEVITPGFKMRPGIIMVPLDVQSNIGITLLANMISLTPGTLSIDVSNDKKVLFVHAMYLKDREKFIRGIKNGFERRILEILS, encoded by the coding sequence ATGAAAAATAAATTTCTGTCGAATATCTTATTAACTTTTGTCTGGGTTGCCCTGACAGGAGATTTTTCGTTCGAAAATTATTTGTTCGGATTTTTTCTGAATTTCAATATTTTATGGTTAATATCTATAGGCAGGAAACGATCTACCTATTTTACCATAGTACCTAAAGTTATTCTATTGGTGATTAACTTTTTATATGAACTGGTAAAGGCCAATTTGGAAGTGGCTTATGAGGTGATCACGCCTGGCTTTAAAATGAGACCCGGAATCATTATGGTGCCATTGGATGTACAGTCCAATATTGGAATTACCCTTTTGGCCAATATGATTTCATTAACCCCGGGAACGCTTAGTATAGACGTGTCTAATGATAAAAAGGTGCTTTTTGTACATGCAATGTATCTTAAAGACCGTGAAAAATTTATCAGGGGAATTAAAAACGGATTTGAACGCAGAATTCTGGAGATACTTTCATGA
- a CDS encoding proton-conducting transporter membrane subunit, translating into MTQQLIIYPLFLQIAISIILMFSWNNIRFQKIFSVIGSVASVGLAAWVFAFVWNNGIQTVQAGSWAAPFGITFVADSLAATLVLLTSIAGLAVSIFSAGSVLKDRLKFGYFPIFHFLILGLNGAFLTGDIFNLYVWFEIIIISSFVLITIGGEKAQLEGAVKYFTLNILASMIFLTAIAVLYGLTGSLNMADLAGKIAAIENRGLVQVTAILFLIGFGIKAGLFPLYFWLPASYHTPPFAVSAIFGGLLTKVGVYALIRVFTLIFTGDAFLDNILMVIAILTLVSGGVGALVQNNIRKVFSYLIICHIGYMIAGLGMFTEMAIAGAIFYLIHDIVVKTNLFMVSGLIYKIKGTNSMRMLGGIYSDWPKISLLLFIPLFSLVGIPPLSGFWPKINLIKAGFEGGSYLTVAAIIFASFITLVIIAKMWAEVFWKTPKEFTVKDKFKYFQNMRYFKRLQFVFPIALLSIVSLYIGFGAEHVQELSARIADELVNNQVYIDTVLNRSK; encoded by the coding sequence ATGACACAACAATTAATTATATATCCGCTTTTTCTACAGATTGCAATAAGCATTATCTTAATGTTTAGCTGGAATAATATCCGCTTTCAAAAGATATTTAGTGTAATTGGAAGTGTTGCGAGTGTTGGTCTTGCCGCCTGGGTATTTGCTTTTGTTTGGAATAACGGAATACAAACCGTGCAGGCAGGTAGCTGGGCAGCGCCTTTTGGAATCACTTTCGTCGCAGATTCGCTTGCGGCAACTTTGGTATTGCTAACCTCCATTGCTGGGTTGGCAGTCTCCATATTTTCAGCGGGTTCGGTGCTTAAAGATCGCTTGAAGTTCGGGTATTTTCCAATTTTTCATTTTCTAATTCTGGGTCTTAACGGAGCTTTCCTGACAGGGGATATTTTTAACCTTTACGTTTGGTTTGAGATCATAATAATTAGCTCATTTGTGCTAATAACAATTGGTGGAGAGAAAGCTCAATTGGAAGGGGCAGTAAAGTATTTTACATTAAATATTCTTGCGTCCATGATCTTCCTTACAGCAATTGCTGTCTTATATGGTCTAACGGGAAGTCTGAATATGGCAGATCTTGCGGGTAAAATTGCAGCGATAGAAAACAGAGGCCTTGTACAGGTCACGGCTATATTATTCTTGATCGGATTCGGAATTAAAGCCGGTTTGTTCCCATTGTATTTCTGGCTTCCGGCCTCATATCATACTCCGCCATTTGCTGTTTCTGCAATTTTCGGTGGACTTTTAACCAAAGTGGGTGTTTACGCCTTGATAAGGGTATTTACGTTGATCTTTACCGGTGACGCTTTTCTGGATAATATTCTAATGGTAATCGCAATACTTACTCTGGTGAGTGGAGGTGTGGGCGCATTGGTTCAGAATAATATCCGAAAGGTTTTTTCATATTTAATAATCTGCCATATTGGATATATGATCGCAGGTCTTGGAATGTTTACCGAAATGGCTATCGCTGGAGCTATTTTTTACCTGATACATGATATTGTTGTTAAGACAAACCTGTTCATGGTAAGCGGTTTAATCTATAAAATTAAAGGAACCAACAGTATGAGGATGCTTGGAGGAATCTATTCCGACTGGCCAAAGATAAGTCTGTTGCTATTTATCCCATTATTTTCATTGGTGGGTATTCCGCCACTTTCCGGTTTCTGGCCTAAGATCAATCTTATAAAGGCTGGATTTGAGGGAGGTTCTTACTTAACGGTGGCCGCAATAATCTTTGCAAGTTTTATTACGCTTGTCATAATTGCCAAAATGTGGGCAGAAGTGTTCTGGAAGACACCAAAGGAGTTTACAGTAAAAGACAAGTTCAAGTATTTCCAGAATATGAGATACTTTAAAAGGCTTCAGTTTGTTTTTCCAATTGCCCTTTTGAGTATTGTATCTTTGTATATTGGGTTTGGAGCCGAACATGTTCAGGAATTATCTGCGAGAATAGCAGATGAGCTTGTAAATAATCAGGTTTATATAGATACTGTATTAAATAGATCGAAATAA
- a CDS encoding Na+/H+ antiporter subunit C, whose amino-acid sequence MEILLALMIGLLYATGIYMMLRRSLVKLIIGIILLGNGANLLIFLLGRITKGAPPIIDGSEKVFTEAYADPVPQALILTAIVISFGLQSFAIVLVKRAHTVVKTDDLDEMNATDEDS is encoded by the coding sequence ATGGAGATACTTTTAGCATTGATGATTGGATTACTTTATGCGACCGGCATTTACATGATGTTGCGCCGTAGTTTGGTAAAGCTTATCATTGGTATCATTCTGCTTGGGAATGGCGCGAATTTGTTGATCTTTCTTCTTGGTAGAATTACCAAGGGAGCTCCACCTATCATAGATGGAAGCGAAAAAGTGTTCACCGAAGCATATGCAGATCCTGTACCTCAGGCTTTAATATTGACCGCAATTGTAATTAGTTTTGGGCTTCAGTCTTTCGCTATAGTTCTTGTGAAAAGAGCACATACGGTGGTGAAAACAGACGACCTGGATGAAATGAACGCAACCGACGAAGATTCATGA
- a CDS encoding Na+/H+ antiporter subunit B, translated as MRTTIILRTASNYLLPVLLLFSVFILLRGHYLPGGGFVGGLIASIAFILHSFANGLKKTKELLVLHPGYFIPVGLAIAFLSGLAPVALFDLPFMTGLWSHEPVAILGSIGSALFFDIGVYLVVNGVTLTIIFTISESA; from the coding sequence ATGCGAACTACGATAATATTACGAACAGCTTCCAACTACCTTTTACCGGTATTGTTGTTGTTCTCTGTATTTATTCTTTTGCGTGGTCATTATCTACCCGGTGGTGGTTTTGTTGGAGGATTAATTGCTTCAATTGCATTTATTCTTCATTCATTTGCCAACGGTTTAAAAAAGACAAAGGAGTTATTAGTATTGCATCCTGGTTACTTTATTCCTGTTGGCCTTGCCATAGCGTTTTTAAGTGGCCTAGCGCCTGTGGCGTTATTTGATCTGCCATTTATGACCGGACTGTGGTCTCACGAGCCGGTCGCAATTCTCGGAAGCATTGGTTCCGCCCTATTTTTTGATATCGGAGTTTATCTTGTGGTAAATGGAGTAACTCTAACAATAATCTTTACAATTTCAGAGTCAGCCTAA